One part of the Plasmodium yoelii strain 17X genome assembly, chromosome: 13 genome encodes these proteins:
- a CDS encoding PIR protein, translating to MLTSTVCKEFDSLRGDFSDELDDSGDYISTSGTLKHYCPDKQCKNYINLVKGGCLWLLERFYGSKTVFFHYSNNNIDIVVYIMMWLGYKLNKMVNTQFTNINEFYDKHMKTIQECKKNIDNVEGYSSYNDLINKKNDFLNIPNEDMSKFYDAFKSLCKLYTECDNSDSDYNSYLENTQEFVKKYEQLKDLDISENESYSQLFSILSKDYDNFKNKCYYFPPLLTYSLISIALIFVAIPIFLGISYKYSLFGFRKRFQKQKLRVKIKNIMKKMIH from the exons ATGTTAACTAGTACAGTG TGTAAAGAGTTTGATTCTTTGAGGGGGGATTTTTCCGATGAATTGGATGATTCTGGAGATTATATTTCTACAAGTGGAACCCTCAAGCACTACTGCCCTGATAAACaatgtaaaaattatatcaatCTAGTTAAGGGTGGGTGTTTATGGTTATTAGAAAGATTTTATGGTAGTAAAACAgtttttttccattattcaaataacaatattgatattgttgtatatattatgatgtGGTTAGgctataaattaaataaaatggtaAACACTCAATTTAccaatataaatgaattttaCGATAAACATATGAAAACTATCCAAGAATGTAAAAAGAATATAGATAATGTTGAAGGTTATAGTAGTTATAACgatcttataaataaaaaaaatgattttttgaatattccTAATGAAgatatgtctaaattttatgatgcatttaaatcattatgtaaattGTATACTGAATGTGATAACAGCGATTCAGATTACAATAGTTATTTAGAAAATACTCaagaatttgttaaaaaatatgaacaactTAAAGATTTGGATATTTCTGAAAACGAATCATATAGTCAactattttctatattatcaaaggattatgataattttaaaaataaatgttattattttccaCCTCTTCTAACTTATTCACTAATTTCAATTGCacttatatttgttgcaataccaatttttttgggaatttcttataag tattcattatttggatttcggaaacgatttcaaaaacaaaaattaagagtaaaaataaaaaatataatgaagaaaatgattcattaa
- a CDS encoding PIR protein — MDDRLCGKFDFLRMYLPDDLNKTTPLDFYGNQNFKNYCPSASCNTELEKNTIGFLWLLGECYSAFKNKSHNINSVNAFFIYIISWFSYKLNQNKGKKFTTINDFFTEHVKTSGKYERFINDAYRIGELKGFMDERNDLLDINIEDLHKFYDASKLLCNMYMNAEKNNNDSTLLNDAKDFVKKYTDLNESNNIEGTARIKILSALSTDYNNLKKKCTNKGDKYKDFPSIPETIANIYALKSGDTSSSSSIGNKLFTVLSIFVAIAFFLGISYKYSLFGFRKRFQKQKLGEKIKNIKKKMNH; from the exons ATGGATGATAGACTA TGTGgaaaatttgattttttgaGGATGTATTTACCCGATGACTTGAACAAAACTACACCACTTGATTTTTATGGAAATCAGAATTTCAAAAATTATTGCCCTAGTGCAAGCTGCAATACTGAACTAGAAAAAAATACGATTGGATTTTTATGGTTACTTGGAGAATGTTATTCtgcatttaaaaataaaagtcataatataaatagtgttaatgcattttttatatatattatttcatgGTTTAGTTACAAATTAAATCAAAACAAAGGGAAAAAATTCACCACAATAAACGATTTTTTTACTGAACATGTAAAAACTAGTGGTAAATATGAAAGATTTATAAATGATGCCTATAGAATTGGAGAGCTTAAGGGATTCATGGATGAACGAAATGATTTGCTGGATATTAATATTGAAGATCTgcataaattttatgatgcatcaaaattattatgtaatatgtatatgaatgctgaaaaaaataataatgatagcACACTGTTAAATGATGCGAAAgattttgttaaaaaatatacagaCCTCAACGAAAGCAATAATATTGAAGGTACTGCACGtattaaaatattgtctgctttatcaactgattataataatttaaaaaaaaaatgtactaACAAAGgtgataaatataaagattTTCCATCCATTCCAGAGACAATAGCAAATATTTATGCACTAAAATCTGGAGatacatcatcaagttcgtcgataggaaacaaattatttacagttttatcgatatttgtggcaatagcattttttttaggaatttcttataag tattcattatttggatttcggaaacgatttcaaaaacaaaaattaggagaaaaaataaaaaatataaagaagaaaatgaatcattaa
- a CDS encoding PIR protein, with the protein MDKNLCEKFENVWEDFPDTLTDDGKYQLKDTTFLNSYCDGNKCDSNLEKINAGFFYLLNQFLGSYGSSYYAQNNINVVDYTILWLSYMLILKENSYKDSIKHFYTTFINNNAKYKSTVDNVEGCRTFKDIIEKRHNLMNKDMDKNSISTLYDAFKLLCKMYTDFNKDTSNCKKCSEKANEFVEKYKKLNEDPNNTNGSSYNKMLSTLLTDYNKLKDKCNGNSSFPSIETMQNSGLISEDTSSSSSIGNKLISVLSVFGAIAFLLGISYKYSLFGFRKRFQKQKLREKIKTIKKKMNH; encoded by the exons ATGGATAAAAATCTG TGTGAAAAGTTCGAGAATGTATGGGAAGATTTCCCCGATACATTGACCGATGATGGAAAGTATCAACTTAAAGATAcaacttttttaaatagttattGTGATGGTAATAAATGTGATAGTAATctcgaaaaaattaatgccggatttttttatttgcttaATCAATTCTTGGGGAGTTATGGGTCATCGTATTATgcgcaaaataatataaatgttgtTGATTATACTATtctatggttaagttatatgttaatccTAAAGGAAAATTCATATAAAGATAgtataaaacatttttataccacatttataaataataatgcaaaatataaaagtacTGTAGACAATGTTGAAGGTTGTCGTACTTTTAAGGATATTATAGAAAAAAGACACAATTTGATGAATAAGGACATGgataaaaatagtatatcTACATtgtatgatgcatttaaattattatgtaaaatGTATACTGATTTTAATAAAGACACGTCAAATTGCAAAAAATGTTCGGAAAAAGCTAATgaatttgttgaaaaatataaaaaacttaatgaagatcctaataatactaatggcagttcatataataaaatgttgtCTACTTTATTaactgattataataaattaaaagataaatGTAACGGTAATTCATCCTTCCCATCGATAGAAACAATGCAAAATTCTGGACTAATTTCTGAAGatacatcatcaagttcgtcgataggaaacaaattaatttcaGTTTTATCggtatttggtgcaatagcatttcttttaggaatttcttataag tattcgttatttggatttcggaaacgatttcaaaaacaaaaattaagagaaaaaataaaaactataaagaagaaaatgaatcattaa
- a CDS encoding fam-b protein, whose translation MRVSILKYVLFSIVICSFEYVKKELYLVNDREIYLERNIIYFRNDRILSDADNQFDLNEFYESTLSLANQFNDCNDGNKEIAYLRNIIDSHIKKHKETNTLLNLKNVDSKIKKLINKSRKELEKLAKELDNKMNGELAIQPIHDKRIIKKDENSSVSEHEDFKQLENDEYNEITSSSNCKKLKISRNLKKKAIKCIVVCLALIVIFLAVIPGPLYLMVLYILFL comes from the exons ATGAGAGTcagtattttaaaatatgttcTTTTTTCAATTGTTATTTGTTCTTTTGAATATGTCAAAAAA GAATTATACCTTGTAAACGATAGAGAAATATACCTTGAAAGGAATATAATATACTTTAGAAATGATAGGATATTATCAGATGCAGATAACCAATTTGatttaaatgaattttatgaATCAACTTTGAGTCTTGCAAATCAATTTAATGATTGTAATGATGGTAACAAAGAAATAGCATACCTTCGAAATATTATAGATTCACATATAAAGAAGCATAAAGAAACTAACACATTacttaatttaaaaaatgtagatagtaagataaaaaaattaattaacaAGTCTCGAAAagaattagaaaaattaGCAAAAGAGcttgataataaaatgaatggTGAATTAGCAATACAGCCGATACATGAtaaaagaataataaaaaaagatgaaaatagtTCTGTATCAGAACATGAAGATTTTAAACAATTGgaaaatgatgaatataatgaaattacATCAAGTAGTAATTgtaagaaattaaaaattagtcgaaatttaaaaaaaaaagcaatcAAATGCATCGTGGTATGTTTGGCACttatagtaatttttttggCGGTAATACCAGGACCGTTGTACTTAATggttctatatatattatttttgtga
- a CDS encoding PIR protein, translated as MPVYLCDGINLMDRGILFDQASQNYTLDGSHTEMHCPDNKCDDDNKKLSSAFIAFIAFFNGAGIDENLDSDKIAEYAILWLGHKLNQKKENETTTLNDFYTKHVKTNSHYNQKINTNSSNKIKKNDIENKINSMNIGIKDMSNFYEVFKLLCKMDGELDPKKKPQCNKCLESAREFFEKCEKVKNAFDINKGSSYLQLLSILSNDYKQFKEKYKKVVCSNVEFLETCSRSSVTESPVTKCQVTECPVTKCQVTECPVTKCQVTESPVTKNTLIIIAIIFVAASILLGVSYKYSLFGFRKRSQKQHLREKLKK; from the exons atgccTGTTTATCTG tGTGATGGAATTAATTTGATGGATCGTGGTATTCTCTTCGATCAAGCTTCTCAAAATTATACGTTAGATGGAAGTCATACCGAAATGCATTGTCCTGATAATAAGTGTGATGATGATAACAAAAAACTTAGTTCTGCTTTTATAGCATTTATAGCTTTCTTTAATGGTGCTGGTATTGATGAGAATTTAGATAGTGATAAAATTGCTGAATAcgctattttatggttaGGTCACAAACtgaatcaaaaaaaagaaaatgaaactaCCACATTAAacgatttttatactaaACATGTAAAAACAAATAGTCATTATAATCAGAAAATAAATACTAATAGTAGTAATAAGATTAAAAAGAATGATAtagaaaacaaaataaactCGATGAATATTGGTATTAAAGATAtgtctaatttttatgaagtatttaaattattatgtaagaTGGATGGTGAACTTgatccaaaaaaaaaaccccAATGCAATAAATGTTTAGAAAGTGCTAgagaattttttgaaaaatgtgaaaaagttaaaaatgcttttgatattaataaaggaaGTTCTTATTTACAACTATTGTCtattttatcaaatgattataaacaatttaaagagaaatataaaaaggtTGTATGTAGTAATGTCGAATTCCTTGAAACTTGTTCACGAAGTTCAGTGACAGAAAGTCCAGTGACAAAATGTCAAGTGACAGAATGTCCAGTGACAAAATGTCAAGTGACAGAATGTCCAGTGACAAAATGTCAAGTAACAGAAAGTCCAGTGacaaaaaatacactaattataattgcaattatatttgttgcagcatcaattttattgggagtttcttataag tattcgttatttggatttcggaaacgatctcaaaaacaacatttaagagaaaagctaaaaaagtaa
- a CDS encoding PIR protein: MNSNVCESINAIDKYFYDDPNNPEERDFMGLLNSSFSDCNFSNDEQKIISGFIVLIHTLGNLESDKIVQYASLWLSHKLNQKKENGTTRLNDFFTEHIITNSCYIKYIDNDSDDNINKSDIEKKINMMNMDIKDISNFYDAFKSLCNMYSEINVDNYQCNKCLENAGELFEKYEKLKNALDINKGSSYYELLSSLSSDYKNFEQTYNLECSSISPLVACSRSSVTKNTLISIAIIFVAASILLGVSYKYSLFGFRKRFQKQKLRENLKK, translated from the exons atgaattctAATGTG tGTGAATCAATTAATGCGAtcgataaatatttttatgatgatCCGAATAACCCGGAAGAACGTGATTTTATGGGATTATTAAATAGTTCATTCTCTGATTGTAACTTTAGTAATGATGAACAAAAGATTATCTCTGGTTTTATAGTGTTAATACATACGCTTGGAAATTTAGAAAGTGATAAAATTGTTCAATACGCTAGTTTATGGTTAAGTCATaaactaaatcaaaaaaaagaaaatggaaCGACCAGATTAAACGATTTTTTTACTGAAcatataataacaaatagTTGTTATATTAAGTATATAGATAATGATAGtgatgataatattaataagagtgatatagaaaaaaaaataaatatgatgaatatggatattaaagatatatctaatttttatgatgcatttaaatcattatgtaacatgtataGTGAAATTAATGTAGACAACTACCAATGCAATAAATGTTTAGAAAATGCTGGAGAATtgtttgaaaaatatgaaaaacttaaaaatgctttagatattaataaaggaaGTTCTTATTATGAACTATTGTCTAGTTTATCAAgtgattataaaaattttgaacaAACATATAATCTTGAATGTAGTAGTATCTCACCACTTGTAGCTTGTTCACGAAGTTcagtaacaaaaaatacactaatttcaattgcaattatatttgttgcagcatcaattttattgggagtttcttataag tattcgttatttggatttcggaaacgatttcaaaaacaaaaattaagagaaaatctaaaaaagtaa
- a CDS encoding PIR protein has translation MNKQMCERFKNVREWISDESKDKENYKINDDKFLNDYCDNKQCQNDFDLISAGCLYLLDQLYKNSGVLPSPSKSNPYIVDYILIWLSYMLNLTNSEEKDNITVFYNNYINSCSKYNTEISELNEHDHDNYKDLIDKRKEFLDKNSNIVSKFYEAFKLLCNLYNELDYEKNNCKNYLDDNSDFFKKYQELKQDTRITGNNSYNKLLSTLSTDYDDFKKECKDILSFLSKETEQKSRQTLLNSFGDDSEYNIGEYVDDSGQDVHNSDVASSSSSIVSKLIPVLLIFGAIAFFLGISYKYSLFGFRKRSPKQHLREKLKK, from the exons atgaataagcaaatg tgTGAAAGGTTCAAAAATGTAAGGGAATGGATTTCCGATGAATCGAAAGATAAAGaaaactataaaattaatgatgataaatttttaaatgattatTGTGATAATAAGCAATGTCAAAATGATTTCGATTTAATAAGTGCTGGATGCTTATATTTGTTGGATCAATTATATAAGAATTCTGGTGTGTTACCCTCTCCTTCAAAAAGTAATCCCTATATTGTTGATTACattttgatatggttaagttatatgttaaacctgaCCAATAGTGAAGAAAAAGACAATATAACggttttttataataattacatAAATAGTTGTAGTAAGTATAACACAGAAATAAGTGAATTAAATGAGCATGATCATGATAattataaggatcttatagataaaaGAAAGGAATTTTTGGATAAGAATAGTAATATtgtatctaaattttatgaagcatttaaattattatgtaactTGTATAATGAACTtgattatgaaaaaaacaattgCAAGAATTATTTGGATGATAATAgtgatttttttaaaaaatatcaagaACTTAAGCAAGATACTAGAATTACTGgaaataattcatataataaactattgtctactttatcaactgattatGATGATTTTAAAAAGGAATGTAAAGATATTTTATCCTTTCTATCGAAAGAAACAGAACAAAAATCTAGACAAACTCTTTTAAATAGTTTTGGAGATGATTCTGAATATAATATTGGAGAATATGTAGATGATTCTGGACAAGATGTACATAATTCTGATGTTGCATCATCAAGTTCATCGATAGTaagcaaattaattccagttttattgatatttggtgcaatagcattttttttaggaatttcttataag tattcgttatttggatttcggaaacgatctccaaaacaacatttaagagaaaagctaaaaaaataa